A single region of the Mycobacterium avium subsp. avium genome encodes:
- a CDS encoding chorismate mutase: MVVAGCLVTGALAGAFAVPAAKARADTADPLTELVDTAVQRLQLAEPVAAYKWNSHGAVEDPARVAQQLALLGDQAAAENIDRDYVTRVFGDQIRATEAIEYSRFASWKLNPGEAPADAPDLTASRAAIDDLSRTMLTALAADWPLLHSPACAALLADARRAVVGDRRLDTLYQRALTSATQSYCQQ; this comes from the coding sequence GTGGTCGTGGCGGGCTGTCTGGTGACCGGGGCCCTCGCCGGGGCCTTCGCGGTGCCGGCGGCGAAGGCCCGAGCCGACACCGCCGATCCGCTGACCGAGCTGGTCGACACCGCCGTCCAGCGGCTGCAGCTCGCCGAGCCGGTGGCCGCCTACAAATGGAACAGCCACGGTGCCGTCGAAGACCCGGCACGCGTCGCCCAACAGCTGGCCCTACTCGGCGACCAGGCCGCCGCCGAGAACATCGACCGCGACTACGTCACCCGGGTTTTCGGCGACCAGATCCGCGCCACCGAGGCCATCGAATACAGCCGGTTCGCGAGCTGGAAGCTGAATCCGGGCGAGGCCCCGGCCGACGCGCCCGACCTGACGGCCTCGCGGGCGGCGATCGACGACCTCAGCCGGACCATGCTGACTGCGCTGGCGGCCGATTGGCCGCTGCTGCATTCGCCGGCATGCGCGGCGCTGCTGGCCGACGCGCGGCGCGCCGTCGTCGGCGACCGTAGGCTCGACACCCTTTACCAACGGGCCCTGACCTCGGCCACGCAGTCGTATTGCCAGCAATAA
- the ag85B gene encoding diacylglycerol acyltransferase/mycolyltransferase Ag85B yields MTDLSEKVRAWGRRLLVGAAAAVTLPGLIGLAGGAATANAFSRPGLPVEYLQVPSAGMGRDIKVQFQSGGNGSPAVYLLDGLRAQDDYNGWDINTPAFEWYYQSGLSVIMPVGGQSSFYADWYQPACGKAGCSTYKWETFLTSELPSYLASNKGVKRTGSAAVGISMSGSSAMILAVNHPDQFIYAGSLSALLDPSQGMGPSLIGLAMGDAGGYKADAMWGPSSDPAWQRNDPSLHIPELVGHNTRLWVYCGNGTPSELGGANMPAEFLENFVRSSNLKFQDAYNGAGGHNAVFNFNANGTHSWEYWGAQLNAMKPDLQGTLGASPGGGG; encoded by the coding sequence ATGACAGATCTGAGCGAGAAGGTCCGGGCCTGGGGGCGCCGGCTTTTGGTCGGCGCAGCGGCGGCTGTAACCCTGCCGGGCCTGATCGGTCTTGCCGGCGGCGCGGCGACCGCGAATGCGTTTTCGCGTCCGGGCCTGCCCGTCGAGTACCTGCAGGTGCCCTCCGCCGGAATGGGCCGCGACATCAAGGTCCAGTTCCAGAGCGGCGGCAACGGCTCCCCCGCGGTGTATCTGCTGGACGGCCTGCGGGCTCAGGACGACTACAACGGCTGGGACATCAACACCCCGGCCTTCGAGTGGTACTACCAGTCCGGCCTGTCGGTGATCATGCCCGTCGGCGGACAGTCCAGCTTCTACGCGGACTGGTACCAGCCCGCGTGCGGCAAGGCCGGTTGCTCCACCTATAAGTGGGAGACCTTCCTGACCAGCGAGCTGCCGTCGTACCTGGCCTCCAACAAGGGTGTGAAGCGCACCGGCAGCGCCGCAGTCGGCATCTCGATGTCCGGATCCTCGGCGATGATCCTGGCCGTCAACCATCCCGACCAATTCATCTATGCCGGATCGCTCTCGGCCCTGCTCGACCCGTCCCAGGGCATGGGGCCGTCGCTGATCGGTCTGGCGATGGGTGACGCCGGCGGCTACAAGGCCGACGCCATGTGGGGCCCGTCCAGCGACCCGGCCTGGCAGCGCAACGACCCGAGCCTGCACATCCCCGAGCTGGTCGGCCACAACACCCGGCTGTGGGTGTACTGCGGTAACGGGACACCGTCGGAGCTGGGTGGCGCCAACATGCCCGCCGAGTTCCTGGAGAACTTCGTGCGCAGCAGCAACCTGAAGTTCCAGGACGCCTACAACGGCGCCGGCGGCCACAACGCCGTGTTCAACTTCAACGCCAACGGAACGCACAGCTGGGAGTACTGGGGAGCCCAGCTCAACGCCATGAAGCCCGACCTGCAGGGCACCCTGGGCGCGTCCCCGGGCGGCGGCGGATAA
- a CDS encoding DUF7159 family protein: MDTVLGLSVTPTTVGWVLAEGHGADGTILDHQELALHSGGAVRAASAAEQVVDEVLRVEAAAAGSDRRLRVIGVTWNDEASVPAALVLEALTDAGLHNVVPVRFLQAVETLAQAIAPVIGYEQTAVCVLEHDWTTVVMVDSHDGQTQTATKQVRGGFDGLTRWLTGMFERDGWQPGGIVVVGAHSDIDGLSWQLEKALPVPVFVQSMAQVTIARGAALSAARSTEFTDEQLVARRSEPVTPAPVRHRRLSYAGAMTALTAGAISFVGSVSLAVGIHVGPASATAAAKHATHPPAPQVAEAVKAVTPLPAVPQTKPQTKPPSGPAPAPAGEPAAPDEQPGIGDDRQMESGNRQPYLTRVLEHIPGDTGEPAADSAPRPTLDPQP; encoded by the coding sequence TTGGACACGGTACTTGGCCTGTCGGTGACACCGACCACCGTTGGGTGGGTTCTCGCTGAAGGACATGGCGCGGACGGCACCATCCTGGATCACCAGGAATTGGCGTTGCACTCGGGCGGCGCTGTGCGTGCCGCCAGTGCCGCGGAGCAGGTGGTCGACGAGGTGTTGCGGGTCGAGGCGGCGGCGGCCGGCAGCGATCGGCGGCTGCGTGTCATCGGCGTGACCTGGAACGACGAGGCGTCCGTACCGGCCGCGCTGGTGCTCGAGGCGCTGACCGACGCGGGCTTGCACAACGTGGTGCCGGTCCGGTTCCTGCAAGCCGTCGAGACCCTGGCCCAGGCCATCGCCCCGGTCATCGGGTACGAGCAGACCGCCGTCTGCGTTCTCGAGCACGACTGGACGACGGTCGTCATGGTCGACTCCCACGACGGGCAGACCCAAACCGCCACCAAGCAGGTGCGCGGCGGTTTCGACGGCCTGACCCGCTGGCTGACCGGCATGTTCGAGCGCGACGGCTGGCAGCCGGGCGGCATCGTCGTCGTCGGCGCCCACAGCGACATCGACGGCTTGTCCTGGCAACTCGAAAAGGCTTTGCCGGTACCGGTTTTCGTGCAATCGATGGCCCAGGTGACGATCGCGCGGGGCGCGGCCCTCTCGGCGGCGCGCAGCACCGAGTTCACCGACGAACAACTCGTGGCGCGCCGCAGCGAGCCGGTGACCCCGGCACCCGTCCGGCACCGGCGGTTGTCCTACGCCGGAGCCATGACCGCGCTGACCGCCGGGGCGATCTCCTTCGTCGGCTCGGTGTCGCTCGCGGTGGGCATTCACGTCGGTCCGGCGAGTGCGACCGCGGCCGCCAAGCACGCCACCCATCCGCCCGCGCCGCAGGTCGCCGAGGCGGTCAAGGCCGTCACACCGCTGCCGGCGGTACCGCAGACCAAGCCGCAGACCAAGCCGCCGAGCGGGCCGGCCCCCGCGCCCGCCGGCGAACCGGCCGCTCCCGATGAACAGCCCGGCATCGGCGACGACCGGCAAATGGAGTCCGGCAACCGGCAGCCGTATCTGACCCGGGTGCTCGAACACATCCCCGGTGACACCGGTGAGCCGGCGGCCGATTCGGCGCCGCGTCCCACGCTGGACCCGCAGCCCTGA
- a CDS encoding YceI family protein, whose product MASDNAWTIGPADGELLLHTGVTGRAARMGHRLTIAMTRWRGGVSWAGSRPVRAELAVEVDSVEVLRGEGGVKGLSTAEKALVRSNALKSLNASRFPEIRYTSDVIEHAGDGYRLTGTLQIRGAARNHVINLRTEDLGEAWRLSVETTVRQSDYGIKPFSLLMGSVQVADDVSLSFTAVHAKDRAEDR is encoded by the coding sequence GTGGCATCCGACAACGCGTGGACCATCGGCCCTGCCGACGGTGAACTGCTGCTGCACACCGGTGTCACCGGTCGGGCGGCGCGCATGGGGCATCGCCTCACCATCGCGATGACCCGGTGGCGCGGCGGCGTCAGCTGGGCCGGCTCCCGGCCCGTGCGGGCCGAGCTGGCCGTCGAGGTGGACTCGGTCGAGGTGCTGCGCGGTGAGGGCGGCGTGAAGGGGCTGTCCACGGCCGAGAAAGCGCTGGTGCGGTCGAACGCTTTGAAGTCCTTGAACGCCAGTCGTTTTCCCGAGATTCGTTACACGTCTGACGTCATCGAGCACGCCGGCGACGGGTACCGGCTGACCGGCACGCTACAGATCCGGGGCGCTGCCCGAAACCATGTAATCAACCTGCGCACAGAGGATCTCGGCGAGGCCTGGCGGTTGTCGGTGGAAACGACCGTCCGGCAATCCGATTACGGCATCAAGCCCTTCTCGCTGCTGATGGGGTCGGTCCAGGTCGCCGACGACGTGTCACTGTCGTTCACCGCGGTGCACGCCAAGGATCGGGCGGAGGACCGGTGA
- a CDS encoding alcohol dehydrogenase translates to MPTHQAVQIQSAGAALELVDTETRPPGRDEVRLTVGACGICGTDAHFVNGAFPGLSWPLTPGHEIAGRIAELGEGVEGFAVGQRVAVGWFGGCCYRCDPCRAGLFIHCVNGKVPSWHYPGGYAESVTVPTSALARIPEELTDAEAAPMGCAGVTTYNALRHTKALPGDRVAILGVGGLGHLGVQFAAAMGFETIAINRGTGKADDARKLGAHHYIDSTAEDPAEALRALGGAAVVLATAGNSQAMAATVGGLAPQGELVTIGVTPEPLPISPLQLITPGLSIVGYPSGTAKDVEDTMQFAVLSGVRAWIEELPLSRAADGYAALEGGRAHYRTVLTM, encoded by the coding sequence ATGCCAACACATCAAGCCGTCCAGATTCAATCCGCCGGCGCAGCGTTGGAACTGGTCGACACCGAAACCCGGCCGCCGGGCCGGGACGAGGTACGGCTGACGGTCGGTGCCTGCGGCATCTGCGGCACCGACGCCCACTTCGTCAACGGTGCATTCCCCGGCCTGTCGTGGCCGTTGACGCCGGGGCATGAAATCGCCGGCCGGATCGCCGAGTTGGGCGAGGGTGTCGAAGGGTTCGCGGTCGGCCAGCGGGTCGCGGTCGGCTGGTTCGGCGGGTGCTGCTACCGGTGCGACCCTTGCCGCGCAGGCCTTTTCATCCACTGCGTGAACGGGAAGGTACCCAGCTGGCACTATCCCGGCGGATACGCGGAATCGGTGACGGTCCCGACCAGCGCGCTGGCCCGCATCCCCGAGGAACTCACCGACGCCGAAGCCGCCCCGATGGGCTGCGCCGGGGTCACCACCTACAACGCTCTGCGGCACACCAAGGCGCTGCCCGGCGATCGGGTGGCGATCCTGGGGGTCGGCGGCCTGGGGCATCTCGGCGTGCAATTCGCCGCCGCAATGGGTTTCGAGACCATCGCGATCAACCGCGGTACCGGTAAAGCCGATGACGCCCGGAAACTCGGCGCCCATCACTACATCGACTCCACGGCCGAAGACCCCGCCGAAGCGCTGCGGGCGTTGGGCGGCGCGGCGGTGGTGCTGGCCACCGCCGGCAATTCGCAGGCCATGGCCGCCACGGTCGGCGGTCTTGCGCCGCAGGGCGAGCTGGTCACCATCGGCGTCACGCCCGAGCCGCTGCCGATCAGTCCCCTGCAGCTGATAACGCCGGGCCTCAGCATCGTCGGTTATCCCTCCGGCACCGCCAAGGACGTCGAGGACACCATGCAGTTCGCGGTCCTGTCCGGGGTGCGCGCCTGGATCGAGGAGCTGCCGTTGTCCCGGGCGGCCGACGGCTACGCCGCACTGGAAGGCGGGCGAGCGCATTACCGCACCGTTTTGACCATGTGA
- a CDS encoding cytochrome P450 — MATVEPTTKPVPNLPPGFDFTDPDIYAERLPVEELAEMRRVAPIWWNEQPIGAGGFDDGGFWVVTKHKDVKEVSLRSDVFSSLQKTALPRYKDGTVAEQVERGKFVLLNMDAPQHTRLRKIISRAFTPRAVERLRDDLRERARRIVEAAAAEGSGDFVEQVSCELPLQAIAGLMGVPQEDRKKLFHWSNEMVGDQDPEFASNDAITASVELIMYGMQMAADRAKNPGEDLVTKLVQADIDGHKLSDDEFGFFVILLAVAGNETTRNSITQGMMAFTDFPDQWELFKRERPATAADEIVRWATPVTSFQRTALQDYELSGVKIKKGQRVVMFYRSANFDEDVFDDPFTFNILRDPNPHVGFGGTGAHYCIGANLARMTIDLMFNAIADAMPDLESIGKPERLRSGWLNGIKHWQVDYHTNGSSKCPVAH; from the coding sequence ATGGCAACCGTCGAGCCAACCACCAAGCCGGTCCCCAATCTGCCGCCTGGATTCGACTTCACCGATCCCGACATCTACGCCGAGCGGCTGCCGGTGGAAGAACTGGCCGAAATGCGTCGCGTCGCGCCGATCTGGTGGAACGAGCAGCCGATCGGCGCGGGCGGGTTCGACGACGGCGGCTTCTGGGTGGTGACCAAGCACAAGGATGTCAAGGAGGTCTCGCTGCGCAGCGACGTCTTCTCCAGCCTGCAGAAGACCGCCCTGCCCCGCTACAAGGACGGCACCGTCGCCGAGCAGGTCGAACGGGGCAAGTTCGTGCTGCTGAACATGGATGCGCCGCAACACACCCGGCTGCGCAAGATCATCTCCCGGGCCTTCACGCCGCGCGCGGTCGAGCGCCTGCGCGACGACCTGCGCGAGCGCGCTCGCCGCATCGTCGAGGCCGCGGCCGCCGAGGGTTCCGGCGACTTCGTCGAACAGGTGTCCTGCGAGCTGCCGCTGCAGGCCATCGCGGGTCTGATGGGTGTGCCGCAGGAGGACCGCAAGAAACTGTTCCACTGGTCCAACGAGATGGTCGGTGACCAGGACCCCGAGTTCGCGAGCAACGACGCCATCACCGCTTCCGTCGAGCTGATCATGTACGGCATGCAGATGGCCGCCGACCGGGCCAAGAACCCGGGCGAGGACCTGGTCACCAAGCTGGTTCAGGCCGACATCGACGGCCACAAGCTCTCCGACGACGAGTTCGGGTTCTTCGTCATCCTGCTGGCCGTGGCCGGCAACGAGACCACCCGCAATTCCATCACTCAAGGCATGATGGCCTTCACCGACTTCCCCGACCAGTGGGAGCTTTTCAAAAGGGAGCGGCCCGCCACCGCGGCCGACGAAATCGTGCGGTGGGCCACGCCGGTGACGTCGTTCCAGCGGACGGCGCTGCAAGACTACGAACTGTCCGGGGTGAAGATCAAAAAAGGTCAGCGCGTCGTAATGTTCTACCGCTCAGCCAATTTCGACGAGGACGTGTTCGACGACCCGTTCACCTTCAACATCCTGCGTGACCCCAACCCGCACGTCGGGTTCGGCGGCACCGGCGCACACTACTGCATCGGGGCCAACCTGGCGCGAATGACGATCGATCTGATGTTCAACGCGATCGCCGACGCCATGCCCGATCTCGAATCGATCGGCAAACCCGAACGCCTCCGGTCGGGCTGGCTCAACGGAATCAAGCACTGGCAGGTCGACTATCACACCAACGGGTCGTCGAAATGCCCTGTCGCGCATTAG
- a CDS encoding nitronate monooxygenase — translation MHTAICDELGIEFPIFAFTHCRDVVVAVSKAGGFGVLGAVGFTPEQLEIELKWIDENIGDHPYGVDIVIPNKYEGMDSHLSAEELAETLRKMVPQEHLDFGKKILADHGVPIEDSDSDSLQLLGWTEATATPQVEVALKHPKVKMIANALGTPPANMIKHIHDAGLKVAALCGSPSQARKHADAGVDIIIAQGGEAGGHCGEVGSIVLWPQVVKEVAPLPVLAAGGIGSGQQIAAALALGAQGAWTGSQWLMVEESSNTPVQQAAYAKAGSRDTVRSRSFTGKPARMLRNDWTEAWEAPGNPKPLGMPLQYMVSGMAVRATNKYPNESVDVAFNPVGQVVGQFTKVEKTATVIERWVQEYLEATNRLDELNEAASV, via the coding sequence ATGCACACCGCTATCTGCGATGAGCTTGGTATCGAGTTTCCGATCTTCGCGTTCACCCACTGCCGCGACGTCGTGGTGGCGGTGAGCAAGGCCGGCGGGTTCGGCGTGCTCGGCGCCGTCGGTTTCACCCCCGAGCAGCTGGAGATCGAGCTGAAGTGGATCGACGAGAACATCGGCGACCACCCGTACGGGGTCGACATCGTGATCCCGAACAAATACGAGGGCATGGACTCCCACCTGTCCGCCGAAGAGTTGGCCGAGACGCTGCGCAAGATGGTGCCCCAGGAGCACCTGGACTTCGGGAAGAAGATCCTAGCCGACCACGGTGTGCCGATCGAGGACAGCGACAGCGACAGCCTGCAGCTGCTCGGCTGGACGGAGGCGACGGCCACGCCCCAGGTGGAGGTGGCGCTCAAGCACCCCAAGGTCAAGATGATCGCCAACGCGCTCGGCACCCCGCCGGCCAACATGATCAAGCACATCCACGACGCCGGGCTCAAGGTGGCGGCGCTGTGCGGCTCCCCCTCGCAGGCGCGCAAGCACGCCGACGCCGGCGTGGACATCATCATCGCGCAGGGCGGCGAGGCCGGCGGGCACTGCGGCGAGGTGGGCTCGATCGTGCTGTGGCCGCAGGTGGTCAAGGAGGTCGCCCCGCTGCCGGTGCTGGCTGCCGGCGGCATCGGCAGCGGCCAGCAGATCGCCGCGGCCCTGGCATTGGGCGCGCAGGGCGCGTGGACCGGCTCGCAGTGGTTGATGGTCGAGGAGTCCTCGAACACCCCGGTCCAGCAGGCGGCCTACGCCAAGGCGGGCAGCCGCGACACCGTGCGCAGCCGTTCGTTCACGGGCAAGCCGGCCCGCATGCTGCGCAACGACTGGACCGAGGCCTGGGAGGCGCCGGGCAACCCCAAGCCGCTCGGGATGCCGTTGCAGTACATGGTTTCCGGCATGGCAGTGCGGGCCACCAACAAGTACCCGAACGAATCGGTCGACGTGGCGTTCAACCCGGTCGGTCAGGTGGTCGGGCAGTTCACCAAGGTGGAGAAGACGGCGACCGTCATCGAGCGCTGGGTGCAGGAGTACCTGGAAGCGACCAACCGGCTGGACGAGCTGAACGAGGCCGCGTCCGTCTGA
- a CDS encoding HNH endonuclease signature motif containing protein, with product MRSIIGREDIQDDYDVLRAVVARIQRHSYDALTNPERIRLLEVLEHQTRRLQVPGHQLINQIEQDATPAEIGGKLAHLLADRLLITRAEAARRIDDARDLGVRRTLTGEPLPPRYAATAAAQRDGRIGASHVAVIRRFFDQLPCWVDAPTRDAAEADLARWAGEHRPESLRKVADRIACYLNPDGVFHDEDRLRHRGLTLGAQQPDGMSQLRGWLTPEARATIEAVLAKLAAPGMCNPDDPAPVVDGPPGQEAIQRDSRSAAQRNHDGLNAALRAVLASGKLGQHNGLPASIIVTTTLRDLESAAGQGLTGGGTLLPMSDVIRLARHAHHYLAVFDNGKPLALYHTKRLASPGQRIVLYAKDRGCSHPGCDVSGYYCEVHHVTGYAKCGRTDIDQLTFACGGHHPLAEQGWITRKNGRGETEWIPPPHLDHGRPRTNAFHHPEKLVADSDNDTADDTSDAPDDPQPPIP from the coding sequence ATGCGTTCGATCATCGGCCGCGAGGACATCCAGGACGACTATGACGTCCTGCGCGCCGTGGTCGCACGCATCCAGCGGCATTCCTACGATGCGCTGACCAACCCGGAACGCATCCGGCTGCTCGAGGTCCTCGAACACCAGACGCGCCGACTTCAAGTTCCCGGTCACCAACTGATCAACCAGATCGAGCAGGACGCCACGCCGGCCGAGATCGGCGGCAAACTCGCCCACCTGCTGGCCGACCGATTGCTCATCACCCGCGCCGAGGCTGCCCGCCGCATCGACGACGCCCGAGATCTCGGCGTCCGGCGCACCCTGACCGGCGAGCCGTTGCCGCCACGGTATGCGGCCACCGCCGCCGCCCAGCGGGACGGGCGCATCGGCGCCTCGCACGTCGCGGTCATCCGCCGCTTCTTCGACCAGTTGCCATGCTGGGTGGACGCTCCCACCCGGGACGCCGCCGAGGCCGACCTGGCCCGCTGGGCCGGCGAGCACCGCCCCGAAAGCCTGCGCAAGGTGGCCGACCGGATCGCCTGCTACCTCAATCCCGACGGCGTGTTCCACGACGAGGATCGGTTGCGTCACCGCGGACTGACCCTGGGCGCCCAACAACCCGACGGCATGTCGCAACTGCGCGGCTGGTTGACGCCCGAGGCCCGGGCGACCATCGAGGCCGTGCTGGCCAAACTGGCCGCGCCGGGCATGTGCAACCCCGACGATCCAGCACCCGTCGTCGACGGCCCGCCCGGCCAGGAGGCGATCCAGCGCGACAGCCGCAGCGCGGCCCAGCGCAACCACGACGGCCTCAACGCCGCGTTGCGGGCCGTGCTCGCCAGCGGAAAGCTGGGCCAGCACAACGGGTTACCAGCATCGATCATCGTCACCACCACCCTCCGGGACCTCGAGTCCGCGGCCGGACAGGGCCTCACGGGTGGCGGCACCCTGTTGCCGATGTCCGATGTGATCCGCCTGGCCCGCCACGCCCACCACTACCTCGCCGTCTTCGACAACGGCAAACCGCTGGCGCTGTACCACACGAAACGCCTGGCCTCGCCGGGGCAACGAATCGTCTTGTACGCCAAGGACCGTGGCTGTTCGCACCCGGGCTGCGACGTTTCGGGCTATTACTGCGAAGTCCATCATGTCACCGGTTACGCCAAATGCGGCCGCACCGACATCGACCAACTGACCTTCGCCTGCGGCGGCCATCACCCGCTGGCCGAGCAGGGCTGGATCACCCGCAAGAACGGCCGAGGCGAGACCGAATGGATCCCACCACCGCATCTCGACCACGGCCGGCCGCGGACCAACGCCTTCCATCACCCCGAGAAGCTGGTCGCGGACAGCGATAACGACACCGCCGACGACACGTCCGACGCCCCCGACGACCCGCAGCCGCCGATCCCTTGA
- a CDS encoding flavin-containing monooxygenase — protein sequence MRSRYAGEPFTTSTAEIAAALEDVSIPTLLLSLVHITGDPRFIRDFKQMGIFLNEVQGFMSEEDKARARAEALSVITDYRDRSCPEPEPLSPGLIREMMDWAACEHVPDDYLPLICEELDLDGVDPRRPAALPAERAAGLPVLVVGCGESGILAGVRLKQANIPFTIVEKNAGPGGTWWENSYPGARVDVANHFYCYSFEPNNDWTHFFAEQYELQAYFTKVIDQHDLAGQVRWQTEVLAAEWDDGDGTWTVSLRSADGHTETMRARALITAVGQLNRPNIPAFDGAQTFRGPSFHSAAWDHSVELKGKRVALVGAGASGFQIAPAIAADVKRLTVFQRTAQWMFPNPMYHDEVGEGVRWAMRHLPFYGRWYRFLVLWPGSDKGLDAAEADPNYADQEHAVSDVNAAAHMMFSQWITSQVGEDSELLAKVMPDYPACGKRTLQDNGSWLRTLQRDNVELVRTPIDKITPHGIVTVDGAAYDADVIVYATGFRHTDVLWPLKVTGRNGVDLHQMWGSRPYAYLGITVPEFPNFFIIYGPGTHLAHGGSLIFQSELQMRYIDQCLARLCEPGVHSIEPKPDAAIDWHRRTQSQIKKMVWSHPAVKHSYFKNADGEIHTVSPWRLNEYWSAVREPDWSQFVVRMKNAVPQGNRQGQQQGK from the coding sequence ATGCGCAGCCGCTACGCCGGCGAACCGTTCACCACCTCCACGGCCGAGATCGCCGCCGCCCTCGAGGATGTCAGCATCCCGACGCTGTTGCTCTCGCTCGTCCACATCACCGGCGACCCACGCTTCATCCGCGACTTCAAGCAGATGGGCATCTTCCTCAACGAGGTCCAGGGGTTCATGTCCGAGGAGGACAAGGCTCGGGCCCGCGCCGAGGCGCTCTCGGTCATCACCGACTACCGCGACCGCAGTTGCCCCGAACCCGAGCCGCTCAGCCCCGGGCTCATCCGGGAAATGATGGACTGGGCCGCCTGCGAACACGTGCCCGACGACTACCTACCGCTGATCTGCGAAGAGCTGGACCTCGACGGCGTCGACCCGCGCCGCCCCGCCGCCTTGCCGGCCGAACGCGCGGCCGGGCTCCCGGTGCTCGTCGTCGGCTGCGGCGAGTCCGGCATCCTGGCCGGCGTCCGCCTCAAGCAGGCCAACATTCCGTTCACCATCGTCGAGAAGAACGCCGGCCCGGGCGGAACATGGTGGGAGAACAGCTATCCCGGCGCCCGGGTGGACGTGGCCAACCATTTCTATTGCTACAGCTTCGAACCCAACAACGACTGGACCCATTTCTTCGCCGAGCAATACGAGCTGCAGGCCTATTTCACCAAGGTCATCGACCAACACGACCTGGCCGGCCAGGTGCGCTGGCAGACCGAGGTGCTCGCGGCCGAATGGGACGACGGCGACGGCACCTGGACAGTGTCGCTGCGCTCGGCCGACGGCCACACCGAAACAATGCGGGCGCGGGCGCTCATCACCGCGGTGGGACAGCTGAACCGGCCCAACATCCCGGCCTTCGACGGCGCGCAGACCTTCCGGGGCCCGTCGTTCCATTCGGCGGCCTGGGATCACTCGGTGGAGCTGAAGGGCAAGCGGGTTGCTCTCGTCGGCGCCGGCGCCAGCGGATTTCAGATCGCACCGGCGATCGCCGCGGATGTCAAGCGGCTCACCGTGTTCCAGCGCACCGCGCAGTGGATGTTCCCCAACCCGATGTATCACGACGAGGTCGGCGAGGGAGTGCGCTGGGCGATGCGCCATCTGCCGTTCTACGGCCGGTGGTATCGCTTCCTGGTGTTGTGGCCCGGCTCCGACAAGGGCCTGGACGCGGCCGAGGCCGACCCGAACTACGCCGACCAGGAGCACGCCGTCAGCGACGTCAACGCGGCCGCCCACATGATGTTCTCGCAATGGATCACCAGCCAGGTCGGCGAGGATTCGGAGTTGCTGGCCAAGGTGATGCCCGACTATCCCGCCTGCGGTAAAAGGACCCTGCAGGACAACGGCAGTTGGCTGCGCACCCTGCAGCGCGACAACGTCGAACTGGTGCGCACGCCCATCGACAAGATCACGCCGCACGGCATCGTCACCGTCGACGGCGCGGCGTACGACGCCGATGTCATCGTGTACGCCACCGGATTCCGGCACACCGATGTGCTGTGGCCCCTGAAGGTGACCGGCCGCAACGGGGTCGACCTGCACCAAATGTGGGGGAGCCGGCCGTATGCCTACTTGGGCATCACCGTGCCGGAATTCCCGAACTTCTTCATCATCTACGGCCCGGGAACTCACCTCGCCCACGGCGGCAGCCTGATCTTCCAGTCCGAGCTGCAGATGCGCTACATCGACCAATGCCTGGCGCGGCTGTGCGAGCCCGGTGTGCATTCCATCGAACCGAAACCCGACGCCGCCATCGATTGGCACCGGCGCACCCAGTCCCAGATCAAGAAGATGGTGTGGTCGCACCCGGCGGTCAAGCACTCCTATTTCAAGAACGCCGACGGCGAGATTCACACGGTGAGCCCATGGCGTCTCAACGAGTACTGGTCCGCGGTGCGCGAGCCCGATTGGTCGCAGTTCGTGGTTCGGATGAAAAATGCTGTGCCACAAGGAAATCGACAGGGACAGCAACAAGGAAAGTGA
- the dtd gene encoding D-aminoacyl-tRNA deacylase — MRVLVQRVSSAAVTVEGAVVGAIRPDAQGLLAFVGVTHSDDRDKARRLAEKLWKLRILADERSASDVGAPILVVSQFTLYADTAKGRRPSWNAAAPAAIAEPLVTEFAAALQGLGADVQTGVFGANMQVELVNDGPVTVLLEL; from the coding sequence ATGCGGGTGTTGGTGCAACGGGTCTCGTCGGCGGCGGTGACGGTCGAGGGCGCGGTGGTCGGCGCCATCCGGCCCGATGCCCAGGGTTTGTTGGCGTTCGTCGGCGTCACCCATTCCGACGACCGCGACAAGGCGCGAAGGCTCGCCGAAAAGCTCTGGAAGCTGCGGATTCTCGCCGATGAGCGATCCGCGTCCGACGTCGGTGCGCCGATTCTGGTGGTCAGTCAGTTCACCCTGTACGCCGACACCGCCAAGGGCCGCCGCCCGTCCTGGAATGCGGCCGCGCCCGCGGCGATCGCCGAGCCGCTGGTGACCGAGTTCGCGGCGGCCCTGCAGGGACTGGGCGCCGACGTGCAGACCGGGGTGTTCGGGGCGAACATGCAGGTCGAGCTGGTGAACGACGGTCCGGTCACCGTGCTTCTCGAGCTGTGA